CGGTCGCCTCGCGCCGCCAGGTGACCCGGTCCCGCCAGCCGGGGAAGCCCAGGTCGAGGATGTGCTCGGCGCGGGCGACACCGTCCGCCCGGGACTGGTGCGGACCGATCGGGAACTGCCCCTGGAGCAGCTGCTCGCCCGCCGGGGCCAGGCTCCGGTCCTGCGCGGTGAACCGTTCGAGCCAGCCGGGCGCGTCCAGGTCGGAGACCGCGAACGCGTCACCGCGGCGGGTGCGCAGGGCGAGATCGAGCAGCGCCGTACGGCCGCTCGGCCAGGTCAGCGAGTCGTCCCCGAGCAGCCGGCGGGCGGCGTCGAGGGAGGTGGCGACGATGATCGGGCCGGTGTCCCTGGCGGTGGCCGCGCCGGTGCCGGTGAGGGCGTCGAGGGAGTCGACGCGGCTGAGGGTCTCCATCCGGACGCCGAGGTTCCAGGCGCGGGCCGCCATCCGGTCGATGACGCATCCCCAGCCGCCGCGCGGGTAGTGCGCCTCCGGGGGCAGCTTGGTGGCCCGGCGCAGCCGTTCCTGCACGAACGCGGCGGACAAGGAGCCCGGGTCGTGGTGGAACACCGCCACCGCCGCGTAGTTGGCGGCGGCGCGCGCGGCCTCCTCGCCCGCCTGTCCGGCGGCCCAGGTGAGGAAGTCGACGTCCACGGGCGCGTGCCCGCCCGTACGGCCACGGCGCGGGCGGAGCAGCCTGAGCATCGCGAACGGCGGGGTGCGGCGCAGCGCGCCCCGGTGGTGCAGGCGCAACCGGGCGGCCTCCAGGGGCGGGAGGGGCGCGAGCGGGCCGATCAGGTCCCGCTGGGCGAGCCAGGTCCAGTGCGGGCCGCCGCTGTACAGGGCGTGCGGTCCCTCGTTCGTCCGGTACGGGCCCTCCGCGGTCCGGGCCCGGCCGCCGAGGGTGTGGTGCGCCTCGTACACGGTGACCCGCGCGCCCGCCTCGGCGGCGGTGATCGCCGCGGTCAGCCCGGCGAAACCGCCGCCGACGACGGTGAGGGGGATGGGGGCGGCGGTGCGGTGCGTGGCTGGAGCGCGGTGCATGGCTGGGGCTCCCTCGGTCGGTGCCGGGCCGTCCTTGCGGCCGTGTTTGCGGCCGTGCTCGCGGCTGTCGTGGGTACGACGGGCCGGGGGCGCCGGAATGTGACATGGGGCCCGTGGTGGTTCGTGGGGTGGGAGCCCGGGGTGCGTTCGCGCAGGTCGGGCGGATTGTCAGTGGCCGGGTGCAGGATGGGGGCATGGTGCGGGCGAGGTCGGTGGTGAAGGCGGCGCGGCGGCCGGAGGTGCGGTTGCCGGTGCTGGAGGCGTACGCGGGCGGGGAGCTGGAGCCCGACGGGGACTACGACGGGCTGGAGTTCCGGGAGGAGGACTTCGTCGGGCAGGACGGCGGGGGCGCGCGGTTCATGGACTGCGCGCTGACCGGGTGCGCGCTGGACGAGACACGGCTGCACCGGGCCCGGGTGCTCGATTGCGTCCTCACCGGGATACGGGGCGTCGGTACGGATCTGGCCGAGGCGACCTTGCGCGATGTGGAGCTGGTGGACGCGCGGCTCGGCGGGGTGCGGGCGCACGGGGC
The Streptomyces griseiscabiei DNA segment above includes these coding regions:
- a CDS encoding FAD-dependent oxidoreductase, with translation MHRAPATHRTAAPIPLTVVGGGFAGLTAAITAAEAGARVTVYEAHHTLGGRARTAEGPYRTNEGPHALYSGGPHWTWLAQRDLIGPLAPLPPLEAARLRLHHRGALRRTPPFAMLRLLRPRRGRTGGHAPVDVDFLTWAAGQAGEEAARAAANYAAVAVFHHDPGSLSAAFVQERLRRATKLPPEAHYPRGGWGCVIDRMAARAWNLGVRMETLSRVDSLDALTGTGAATARDTGPIIVATSLDAARRLLGDDSLTWPSGRTALLDLALRTRRGDAFAVSDLDAPGWLERFTAQDRSLAPAGEQLLQGQFPIGPHQSRADGVARAEHILDLGFPGWRDRVTWRREATANGRTGAVDLPGTSWRDRPAVDRGDDVYLAGDRVAAPGVLSEVSFNSALTAVSLALGRRSGNTLDLKHA
- a CDS encoding pentapeptide repeat-containing protein, whose amino-acid sequence is MVRARSVVKAARRPEVRLPVLEAYAGGELEPDGDYDGLEFREEDFVGQDGGGARFMDCALTGCALDETRLHRARVLDCVLTGIRGVGTDLAEATLRDVELVDARLGGVRAHGAVWERVLVRGGKIDYLNLRGARLKDVVFEDCVLVEPDFGGARLERVEFVGCALRGVDLTGVTLVDVDLRRAAVVEVARGVERLSGAVISAAQLMDLAPVLAGAMGIRVEG